A stretch of the Bacillus mesophilus genome encodes the following:
- a CDS encoding glycoside hydrolase family 3 N-terminal domain-containing protein — MMEYFKKRKARKQEILQRVREDKAKRKDRKQEIAAMPEAERKAAIVSDKQLRKAQKQQRKEELKSLSRKERKVAKKEAKMYKKLKNRPRRIAGWSVVALLVLTVGVTLGPTVSSVVGNITGKHITIDTTNAEGIKAREAADVISEKIANEGLVLLRNENNSLPLADHRINVFGSTAFSFKYGGGGSGASDQTRAVDLFDALKGAGIEYNQELYDYYTELPELKEVTGDSETGLVQVIKGMLSGEEASGEPDVSDSALAQAKEYSENAMIIIQSEGVEASDVSIDELKLSDEMHNLVKKVAENFSNVTIIVNAGNTLELGFIDEYPSIQSVLWVGTPGPFGTKSLAKVLSGELNPSGRMTDTYVYDVESSPASENFGDYQYENLDKAYLNYEEGIYVGYRFYETYYQGNEEGYNQTVQFPFGSGLSFTTFDWNIVNSQLNNDSIELQVEVKNAGEVAGKDVVQVYYSAPYTPGGIEKSSINLATFAKTKSLEPGESEVVTLKYDTRDMASYDMANENYILEQGTYQIKLGKNVHVVDSTLDFELTEDLVYETDADTGTEYKNRFTQSENELTILSRNDWEGTYPSDEDDSKVASDKVIERVQGHEFNDDLDMPTTGADNGLKLEDLKGLDYDDPKWDEFLDQLTVDQMIDYVSEGAYHTREIDELGIPKTVLMDGPAGFSFFFKKFEAGAYPTEIVMASTWNKELAYEMGEAIGKEAIAYGIHGWYAPALNIHRTPQGGRNFEYMSEDPVLNGMIGAGMSKGAQDQGVTVFMKHFIMNEQETNARSGLLVWSNEQAMREIHLRPFEMTVKEAGVTGAMSSFSYVDGKWANPELLNGMLRDEWGFKGVVSSDAVFGFMEPQKAITSGNDLMLDVLSVTKNKKLLEEAYNENPEAMTVGLRNSMHNSLYATLKTYLFN; from the coding sequence ATGATGGAATACTTTAAAAAGAGAAAAGCAAGGAAGCAAGAAATATTACAACGTGTGAGGGAAGATAAGGCTAAACGTAAGGATAGAAAGCAGGAAATTGCTGCTATGCCAGAGGCAGAGCGAAAGGCCGCAATTGTAAGCGATAAACAATTACGAAAAGCACAAAAACAACAACGAAAAGAAGAGCTAAAATCCCTAAGTCGTAAAGAAAGAAAAGTAGCGAAAAAAGAAGCTAAAATGTACAAAAAACTTAAAAATAGACCAAGACGTATTGCGGGATGGTCAGTTGTTGCTCTGCTAGTACTAACAGTTGGTGTAACACTAGGACCAACAGTTTCAAGTGTCGTTGGAAACATTACTGGTAAACATATTACGATTGATACAACAAATGCAGAAGGTATTAAAGCCAGAGAAGCTGCTGACGTTATTTCAGAAAAAATTGCGAACGAAGGATTAGTATTATTAAGAAATGAAAATAACTCACTACCATTAGCTGATCATAGAATCAATGTATTTGGTTCTACTGCATTTAGTTTTAAGTATGGTGGTGGTGGTTCTGGTGCATCAGATCAAACGCGTGCTGTAGATTTATTTGATGCGCTTAAGGGTGCTGGGATTGAATATAATCAGGAATTATATGACTACTATACAGAACTACCAGAGCTGAAAGAAGTAACAGGTGATTCTGAAACTGGACTTGTTCAAGTTATTAAAGGAATGTTAAGTGGTGAAGAGGCATCTGGAGAACCAGATGTGAGTGATTCTGCCTTAGCCCAAGCGAAAGAGTACTCTGAAAATGCAATGATTATTATTCAGAGTGAAGGTGTGGAAGCGTCAGATGTAAGTATTGATGAATTAAAGCTATCAGATGAAATGCATAATTTAGTCAAAAAAGTAGCTGAGAACTTTAGTAACGTTACCATTATTGTAAATGCTGGGAATACTTTAGAATTAGGATTTATTGATGAGTATCCAAGTATTCAGTCCGTTCTGTGGGTTGGAACACCTGGACCATTTGGAACAAAGTCACTTGCTAAAGTACTATCAGGAGAATTAAATCCATCAGGACGTATGACTGATACGTATGTTTATGATGTTGAATCTTCACCAGCAAGTGAGAATTTTGGAGATTATCAGTATGAGAATTTAGATAAGGCTTACCTAAATTATGAAGAAGGAATTTATGTAGGATATAGATTCTATGAGACTTATTATCAAGGAAATGAAGAAGGGTACAATCAAACGGTTCAATTTCCTTTCGGTTCTGGTCTAAGTTTTACAACATTTGATTGGAATATCGTGAATTCACAATTAAATAATGATTCTATTGAATTACAAGTAGAAGTGAAAAATGCAGGCGAAGTAGCTGGTAAGGACGTGGTTCAAGTCTACTATTCTGCTCCTTACACACCAGGTGGAATTGAGAAGTCTTCCATTAACTTAGCTACATTTGCAAAAACGAAATCACTAGAACCAGGAGAGTCTGAAGTAGTAACACTTAAGTATGATACAAGAGATATGGCTTCCTACGATATGGCAAATGAGAACTATATTTTAGAACAAGGAACATACCAAATTAAACTTGGGAAGAATGTCCATGTAGTTGACAGTACACTTGATTTCGAATTAACTGAAGATCTTGTATACGAAACAGATGCTGATACAGGAACAGAATACAAAAATCGTTTTACTCAATCAGAAAACGAATTAACGATTCTATCTCGTAACGATTGGGAAGGGACATACCCATCAGATGAGGATGATTCAAAAGTTGCGTCTGATAAAGTTATTGAAAGAGTTCAAGGACATGAGTTTAATGATGATTTGGACATGCCTACAACGGGTGCTGACAATGGACTCAAATTAGAAGATTTAAAAGGACTAGATTATGATGACCCTAAGTGGGACGAATTCTTAGACCAATTAACTGTTGATCAAATGATCGATTATGTTTCAGAAGGTGCTTATCACACAAGAGAAATTGATGAGCTAGGTATTCCGAAAACAGTTTTAATGGATGGACCTGCTGGATTCAGTTTCTTCTTCAAGAAATTTGAAGCAGGTGCTTACCCAACAGAAATCGTCATGGCATCAACTTGGAATAAAGAGTTGGCCTACGAGATGGGTGAAGCTATTGGAAAAGAAGCAATTGCTTATGGAATCCATGGATGGTATGCTCCTGCTCTAAATATTCACCGTACTCCACAGGGTGGAAGAAACTTTGAGTATATGTCAGAAGACCCTGTATTAAACGGTATGATTGGTGCTGGTATGTCAAAAGGTGCACAAGATCAAGGTGTTACAGTATTTATGAAGCACTTTATAATGAATGAGCAGGAAACAAATGCACGATCGGGGCTACTAGTATGGTCTAATGAACAAGCGATGCGCGAAATTCACCTGCGTCCTTTCGAAATGACTGTAAAAGAGGCTGGTGTAACGGGTGCAATGTCTAGTTTCTCTTACGTTGATGGAAAATGGGCAAATCCAGAATTATTAAATGGAATGCTAAGAGACGAGTGGGGCTTTAAAGGTGTAGTATCTTCAGATGCGGTGTTTGGATTCATGGAACCACAAAAGGCTATAACATCTGGTAATGATTTAATGTTAGATGTTTTATCAGTTACAAAGAACAAAAAACTTTTAGAAGAAGCATATAATGAGAATCCAGAAGCAATGACAGTAGGGCTTCGAAATAGCATGCATAACTCACTATATGCAACACTTAAAACGTACCTTTTTAACTAA